A stretch of the Argentina anserina chromosome 6, drPotAnse1.1, whole genome shotgun sequence genome encodes the following:
- the LOC126800577 gene encoding aspartyl protease family protein 2-like, which produces MPSGLVYVSAHFGTPPLTVNLALDTLFPFTWVQTVGCHRNCFNLSYPYSNFDPRKSTTFQLLRPNNTTFCFPPISHPSRNGSSCVYDGRYSRGIFGIDEFQLLSPHSSSSSTNRIVFGCDLDSNMDFNGGWDFNPIGGMIGLGKGHPSSIVSQLGSDRFSYCLPSLSQSLSGQPTLNFGSDAFIDSSATNVQTTPISSRSSAGPPEEFYNYLNMTGITLNGEVVYMMPETSSLAKLVLLDTGEPDTWLVEDAIFSLQDGVVRYFAETYGWKAPKIEPIPRTYVCCYDLPTNLSGIIFPKIAIQFVGGASLELHNAFEIFPDQHEFCMVIREGAPNTVGVYQQMGDRFWFDLAQSKLSFSPNMC; this is translated from the coding sequence ATGCCGTCCGGTTTGGTCTACGTAAGCGCTCATTTCGGGACTCCTCCACTCACCGTCAACCTTGCTTTGGACACCCTCTTTCCCTTCACTTGGGTTCAGACAGTTGGTTGCCATCGAAATTGCTTCAACCTTTCATATCCATATTCCAACTTCGACCCCAGAAAATCCACCACCTTCCAACTTCTCCGTCCAAACAATACCACCTTCTGCTTCCCACCTATATCGCATCCATCACGTAATGGTTCCTCGTGTGTTTACGACGGTCGTTATAGCAGAGGCATATTTGGAATTGACGAGTTCCAGTTGTTGTCCCCCcactcctcctcttcttcaacTAACCGAATTGTATTCGGCTGTGATCTCGACTCCAATATGGACTTCAACGGAGGGTGGGATTTCAACCCTATCGGAGGGATGATAGGGTTAGGAAAAGGGCACCCCTCCAGCATTGTAAGCCAGCTAGGCTCCGATCGTTTCTCTTACTGCCTTCCCAGCTTGTCGCAATCACTGTCCGGCCAGCCAACCCTCAACTTCGGCTCTGATGCCTTTATTGATTCTAGTGCTACGAATGTACAAACAACTCCAATCTCATCCAGATCCTCGGCTGGCCCCCCGGAGGAGTTCTACAATTACCTCAACATGACAGGTATAACCTTAAACGGAGAGGTTGTGTACATGATGCCGGAAACCAGCTCCTTAGCAAAGCTTGTCCTCTTGGATACCGGAGAACCAGACACCTGGTTGGTCGAAGACGCCATTTTCAGTCTGCAAGACGGCGTTGTGAGGTACTTTGCAGAGACTTACGGTTGGAAAGCACCCAAGATAGAACCTATTCCTAGAACGTACGTTTGTTGTTATGATCTACCGACTAATCTGTCTGGCATTATTTTCCCAAAGATTGCAATACAGTTCGTTGGTGGTGCTAGTTTAGAGTTGCACAATGCTTTTGAGATCTTCCCGGATCAGCATGAGTTTTGCATGGTCATAAGGGAAGGTGCTCCAAACACAGTAGGTGTTTACCAGCAGATGGGTGACAGATTCTGGTTTGATCTCGCTCAGTCCAAGCTCTCCTTTTCTCCCAACATGTGTTAA
- the LOC126800752 gene encoding sodium/hydrogen exchanger 1, giving the protein MTTIPLSMLMSKLPKFQNLASSDHSSVVSLNLFVALLCACIVIGHLLEENQWVNESITALLIGVSTGIVILLISGGKSSHLLVFSEDLFFIYLLPPIIFNAGFQVKKKQFFVNFSTIVMFGAIGTLISCSIIAFGATQIFKKLDVGSLDIGDYLAIGAIFAATDSVCTLQVLNQDETPLLYSLVFGEGVVNDATSVVLFNAIQSFDLTHIDSGIAWQFMGSFVYLFFASTMLGVIAGLLSAFIIKKLYFARHSTDREVALMMLMAYLSYILSELFYLSAILTVFFCGIVMSHYTWHNVTESSRVTTKHAFATLSFVCEIFIFLYVGMDALDIDKWRFVSDSPGTSVAVTSILLSLVMLARAAFVFPLSFLSNFFKKNEREKISLQQQVIIWWAGLMRGAVSIALAYNQFTRSGHTQLRANAIMITSTISVVLVSTVVFGLMTKPLIRLLLPHKQTTSTTSIVSDAHSPKSIIVPLLGQDSEAELSGHEVRRPPSIRDLMTAPTHTVHRLWRKFDNGVMRPIFGGRGFVPFVPGSPTERNNPAWQ; this is encoded by the exons ATGACGACGATTccattgagcatgttgatgtcCAAATTAcccaaatttcaaaatctagCTTCTTCTGATCACTCATCTGTGGTCTCGTTGAACCTTTTCGTGGCACTCCTTTGTGCTTGCATTGTGATTGGGCATCTTCTGGAGGAGAATCAGTGGGTGAATGAATCGATCACCGCGCTTTTGATT ggGGTGTCTACTGGAATAGTGATCCTTCTGATTAGTGGAGGAAAAAGTTCGCATCTTTTAGTATTCAGTGAAGATCTTTTCTTTATATACCTTCTACCACCGATTATTTTTAATGCTGG GTTTCAGGTGAAAAAGAAGCAGTTTTTCGTCAATTTCAGTACTATTGTAATGTTCGGTGCTATTGGTACGCTAATATCGTGCAGCATCATAGCATTTG GTGCTACTCAGATCTTTAAGAAATTAGACGTTGGTTCGCTGGACATAGGGGATTATCTCG CAATTGGTGCAATATTTGCTGCAACTGATTCTGTATGCACATTGCAG GTGCTCAATCAGGACGAGACACCTTTACTGTACAGTCTTGTATTTGGGGAGGGAGTTGTTAACGATGCTACATCTGTGGTGCTTTTCAATGCTATCCAGAGCTTTGATCTGACACACATTGATTCCGGAATTGCCTGGCAATTTATGGGCAGTTTTGTGTATTTGTTTTTTGCAAGCACCATGCTAGGAGTGATT GCAGGGCTGCTAAGTgctttcatcatcaaaaaGCTTTATTTTGCAAG GCACTCTACTGATCGTGAGGTTGCTCTTATGATGCTCATGGCATACCTTTCATATATACTGTCTGAG CTATTCTATTTGAGTGCCATTCTCACTGTGTTCTTTTGTGGGATTGTTATGTCCCATTACACCTGGCACAATGTGACAGAGAGTTCAAGAGTCACGACCAA GCATGCTTTTGCGACCTTGTCATTTGTTTGCGAGATTTTTATCTTCCTCTATGTTGGTATGGATGCCTTGGACATCGACAAGTGGAGATTTGTAAGTGATAG TCCTGGAACGTCAGTGGCAGTGACTTCAATACTGCTCAGTCTTGTAATGCTTGCAAGAGCAGCTTTTGTTTTTCCCTTGTCCTTTTTGTCTAACTTTTtcaagaaaaatgaaagagagaaaattagCCTCCAGCAGCAA GTGATAATATGGTGGGCTGGTCTTATGAGAGGTGCTGTATCTATAGCACTTGCTTATAATCAG TTTACAAGGTCTGGTCACACTCAATTGCGGGCAAATGCAATCATGATCACTAGCACGATCAGTGTTGTTCTTGTCAGCACAGTG GTGTTTGGTTTGATGACGAAACCTCTAATTAGATTATTGCTGCCTCATAAACAAACAACCAGCACAACCAGCATTGTGTCAGACGCACACTCTCCAAAATCAATCATTGTTCCACTTCTTGGGCAGGATTCTGAAGCTGAACTCAGTGGCCATGAGGTGCGTCGTCCACCCAGTATACGTGATCTTATGACTGCTCCAACACACACCGTACATCGCCTCTGGCGTAAGTTTGATAATGGTGTCATGCGTCCGATATTTGGTGGTCGGGGTTTTGTTCCCTTTGTTCCCGGCTCACCAACTGAACGGAACAACCCTGCGTGGCAATGA